A single Triticum dicoccoides isolate Atlit2015 ecotype Zavitan chromosome 2A, WEW_v2.0, whole genome shotgun sequence DNA region contains:
- the LOC119357365 gene encoding uncharacterized protein LOC119357365: protein MQGGCIADIGSCGTGFDSASDSVRTKKFRTKGLELADRKGEKNKAMPRAPSICCSSIDEALSFSSRARCNKRLLSWSLDMMSSATLLGGYSPPSQSPPRSAESDQWLSLPNPPSVYKTRSLSVTGSPAAAS from the exons ATGCAAGGAGGATGTATAGCTGATATAGGATCTTGTGGAACTGGATTTGATTCTGCAAGCGATTCGGTACGAACGAAGAAATTTCGAACAAAAGGATTGGAACTCGCTGATAGGAAAGGAGAGAAAAACAAAGCAATGCCAAGAGCTCCGTCAATCTGCTGTTCATCGATAGACGAAGCTCTCTCTTTTTCATCTCGTGCCAGATGTAACAAAAGATTA CTCTCTTGGTCCTTGGATATGATGTCTTCTGCCACTCTCCTTGGTGGCTATTCTCCACCATCTCAGTCCCCTCCGAGGTCAGCTGAATCTGATCAGTGGCTGTCTCTGCCTAATCCACCAAGTGTGTACAAGACAAGATCTTTGTCTGTCACAGGTTCTCCTGCTGCTGCAAGTTGA